The Scleropages formosus chromosome 20, fSclFor1.1, whole genome shotgun sequence genomic interval AATGCAACTTGAAGAGCATATTGATAAACTACATGTTTTCGGAATAAAATAGTTAGAAGACAAGTGTAGAGTAAATACTGATTCATGTGACCTTTATTCATATAGTACATCATTAAATGAACAATCTAGCAATAAACTAATCCTAGAGAGCCTTTTACTGACAAGTCAGATGTTCCCATAAGCGCACATTTCCCTAATTGGTTCTTTACATGTCTTTATCTGCCGTGTTTCTTGTAATCTCCAGCGCTGGACGGAGACATATGTCAGATGGTCTCCCAAAGGTACCTACTTGGCCACATTCCACCAGAGGGGCATAGCCCTTTGGGGAGGGGAGAAATTCAAGCAGATCCAGAGGTTCAGTCACCAGGGGGTCCAtcttattgatttttctccATGTGAAAGGTATtcattaagaaaaatgtaatatgttaattaaaaataaaccaagtCATCATTAAAGGTATTAATGTTACctgtacatgttttatttttaggtaCATAGTCACCTTCAGCCCTCTTATGGATACGAAAGATGACCCTCAAGCCATTATAATCTGGGATGTCCTCACTGGTCAGAAGAAGAGAGGATTCCATTGTGAAAATTCTGCTCACTGGCCGATTTTCAAGTGcgttagtttttcttttttaaggttGTAATAATTGGATCAGCTTCAGTACAAAAATAGAAGTGACAGCCATCAGAGATCAACTTAAAGTAACTGGTTACATGAGCTCATCATGCTTGTTACTGGTAAAGAGCGAGTTTATAGTTTGCGTTTTAAGTTTTGGCATTCATTTAAATGCTATATCCTGATCATTGTATACCAGTGTAAAGATCTTATGATTGAAGTCTTCAGTTCCTCAGGCTTTTTAATGTGAAGAGAGATTTGATATACCAGAGTGATTCAAGCTTTTAATATAAGAAAGTGCCATACCACACATTTCCTGGATGTCACTTGTTTTGAAGGTGCTGAATCAGAGCTTCACCGGCTTTGCTTTTCAGGTGGAGTCATGATGGGAAGTTCTTTGCCAGAATGACACAAGACACACTCAGTATTTATGAAACACCCGTAAGTGAAGATGTACTATGCCAAAGACTTATGTCCAagaaaaattgaatttaacCAATAATTCAAGGTGAATATAACCAGTTAGTTGGCCTTtacatgaaatgcatttctcatttgtgttttcatttttttttttttcctccttcccccTCAACAGTCAATGGGACTTTTGGACAAGAAGAGTTTGAAGATCAATGGGATAAAGTGAGTGAATTTTAATGAGAGCTTTTATAATTTAAGAATGTAGGTTTTAAGTGCATCTCAGCATGCTGTACATATCAATCTTATTCTTAGTTTTGGTACTCTCTTTCTCCAGTAAATGGGATGTTACATAATATTCACAATTTTTAGGGTTTAGAAATTCTAGACAGCCAGCTTAGAAATGGTGATTTCTTGTTAAATTGTTGGATGGttctttctgaatttttttaattatttatttatttaaaagtccAGAATTTTCAGGTTTTATAATGCCAAAGAATGGCACTTTCTTGcacaagcaagaatttcattgtgCAGTGTATACCTGTGCTATGTACATGACAGACTTGCATTACATGTTACTGCAAAGGGAGTCATTCAACTTGTATCTTGTACAAGAAGATCTTGCAACTTTAATTTTTCTAAGACTATCCCATTGGTGAATTATCTTCACATTGACAGTGATGTTTGAGGAATATGGTCAGTGAGATGAAATGCTGTTTGTAGGGATTTTTCCTGGTCTCCTGGAGACAACATCATTGCATTTTGGGTACCAGAAGATAAGGATATTCCAGCAAGAGTCACCCTTATGCAGCTTCCATCCAGACAGGAGATTAGAGTTCGAAACCTTTTCAATGTAGTAGACTGCAAACTCCACTGGCAGAAGAATGGGGACTACCTGTGTGTGAAGGTTGATAGGACTCCCAAGGGTACTCAGGTATGATGCGTGTTCTCTTTTGTTCATAAATGGCACATATTTCATGTTAGTTATGTTTCTAGAGATCCGGCTAAGTGATTGGAACAATAGGATGTACAGTGTACAGTTTTGTATATTAATCATGTTTGCAAACAGTTTTGCACTACAGTATGAACTTCTTACTaagctgtaatttttactttttcaaggGTGtggtgaccaactttgaaatcTTCAGGATGCGAGAGAAGCAAGTCCCTGTAGATGTAGTGGAGATGAAAGGTAAATGTTAGAGCACTTTTTACCTACACTCAGTTCCCcttgtctgtttgtttggtCTTTGCTTTGCACTGAAATTTTCACATTACAGAGGGCATCATTGCCTTTGCCTGGGAGCCAAATGGTAGTAAGTTTGCGGTGCTGCATGGAGAATCCCCCAGAATAAGTGTGTCATTCTACCACGTCAAGAACAATGGCAAAATCGAGTTGATAAGTATGTCCTACTTTTCAAACTTAGTTGTTTTACTTTCAAGATTAGCGTACTAaaactatatttattatttcagtgcCACCTTAAAATTGTTTCTGATGgaacctttgtttttcttctccataGAAATGTTTGATAAACAGCAAGCAAACAGCATTTTCTGGAGTCCACAGGGGCAGTTTCTGGTACTGGCGGGACTCAGGAGGTATGTTTGAGCtttctttcagttttaacaATTTTGTGCGCTCTTGCTTTTGTAGACTTTTGCTTATTTGCTGCCTTCTTTTGCTGCCTTCTTTTGGACAGCATGAACGGTGCCCTGGCATTTGTTGACACATCGGATTGCACCATGATGAACATTGCAGAGCACTACATGGCTTCAGATGTGGAATGGGACCCAACAGGAAGATATGTGGTGACCTCGGTCTCCTGGTGGAGCCACAAGGTTAGGACTGTTCATTTGAGTTGATGTAATTTTGAAAGCACAGTGTGTTAGTGCAATGTGGAAGGATAATGAACATTGCCACTGACAGGTGGACAATGCCTATTGGCTTTGGACATTCCAAGGACGGCTTCTACAGAAGAACAACAAGGATCGCTTCTGCCAGTTGCTGTGGAGACCACGTCCAGCCATTCTTCTCAGTCAGGAGCAAATCAAGGTGGATTTAAATTTCTTGCAGTTTATGGACagatttttgtcatgtttttggtACATCAGATGGACCATTTTACTCCTTTCTTTGTAATCTTTTTTTCTATGAAAAGCTGATCAAGAAAGATCTGAAGAAGTATGCAAAGATTTTTGAGCAGAAGGATCGTTTGAGTCAATCTAAAGCATCAAAGGTAATTTTGCACTTGGGCAGTAGCTTTTGGTTTTTTCCTCCATGATGCCATCCTGTCCTTTTAAGTCCCTTACCCAAGTCTGACAACTATTGACATTTTTGGCAATAGGAATTGGTTGATAAGAGGCGCACCATGATGGAGGATTATCACAAATATCGCGAAGCTGCTATACAGTTGTATCAGGAACAGAGACCTCTTCGTCTGGAACTAAGGGGAGGTAAGCAAACTTTTGCCTTAGAAAGTTAgcagaaaatgtctttttggACCTGTTTGAACTGTTTGGTTTCTTCAGGAAAACAAGTTAATTTCTGTCTGGTATCGCCTGGACTggagatgtttgttttaatcTGTTGCCCTAATGGGGAGAAAATGATTCCCCTTAATTTATTAGTCTATGTATTACATGGTTCTGAGTCTCTGGAAACTGACCTTTTCAAATCACCCCTGCAACAGTTTTAAACGATCTTAATACTACGTTGTGCGTATTGCTTCTTTGTTCACTGTATGCGTGGTAAAGTCACatcataaatactttttttttttccatgggacattaaaaaaatatttcaatgatGTCTGAACTCAGTTCCTGTTAgtctgcattgttttttcaaCAGCGGAATTTTTATTAATCTCAGCCAAAAGAAATGGTTTAGTTACTCTGAATGTAGTAATGTAATGTAGTCACATGCATTTGCTGAacttgtttttaatcttttaaaaatgcGCTAAGAAGCTGTTTTAACCAAATTTAAGTAAATTTGTAAATACAAAGCCCTACACTTTAAAATTGAAGCCTACATTTCATCTGTATTCTGTGGATTTTTACATTAAGGGTGACAAATCAGCGAACTGTtgacaaatatttctgtattgCTACAGTTTGTGTCTTACATCCGATTTCTTTTAAATGACATAACTTTGTAACCCATATTTCGTAGGTGTGGACACAGATGAACTGGACAGTAATGTTGATGATTGGGAGGAGGAAACCATTGAATTCTTCATCAATGAAGAAATTATTCCACTTGGAGATTTGGCATAAACATCAAGGTACTTTTCAGTGGTTAtgttaatgcaatttttttttttttttttttttataaaaatgtataatttttactctgGTCTTTGTTGTCCTAAAATTTATAGGTCTTCTGAAGTTAAACTTTATTGTAATATACAAGTGTGAATAATTGCTTATTAAAGGGGAGTGTAATTTAAGACATCGCGAGTAGCGAATACAGCAAGGTATGTGATGTAatatactcccccccccccccccccccacttttttttGAACAGCTCAGCCATCTTTGGAGAAGACTGCTTTTGCAAAGGAACCACctgttttttaaactgatgtATCAAAGAATTGTTTCAAAACTATCCTGGTGTGATATCAGCATATAGTGCCTTCTAAATATTGGTCACTGCACCAGAAGATTTTGAATtactgttttttgcatttttgatatAAGTACATACCTTCTCATTCTATCAGTGACATTATTTTGGTTTCAGTTCTTATTTTTGCTGAATTCACTGTGGTTTTAAAGCACTCCATAACAAGTGGAGTGTCACTTtatcacatcttttttttttttttttcttaaacatctATGAATAGGGTTTTCTacaggtgatcaggaatcattacAAATTTTACTGTGCTGACACAGTACTGGTGGCCTGGATACTCCTCCATTCCTTATGGTAAATGTgctacaaagaaataaaaatatggacaCAGACTGCTGTGtggatgtattttaatgtttttgttgcaaATGGCACTATATGCTCACTGTTGTAGAGTCACTAGATTGAGCTCAACAGCTTTGTTTAGCATcctatattatataaaaaaatattgtatgcaGATGTTTCCTTAATTTTCATCACATATAATTAGAATAGTAATGCACACCAATGAACACACATTACATAAggtgtgctttttgttt includes:
- the LOC108927506 gene encoding eukaryotic translation initiation factor 3 subunit B-like, which codes for MRDTEDMAAEAAFDEVEEPSFSDPEDFVDDVDDEELLEDILRERPQEADGIDSVIVVDNVPQVGPERLEKLKNVVHKIFSKFGKITNDFYPEAEGKTKGYIFLEYTSPVQAQEAVKNADGYKLDKQHTFRVNLFTDFDKYVNISDEWESPEKQPFKDFGNLRHWMEDPDCRDQYSVIFESGERTGIFSNDVKEPILIEERARWTETYVRWSPKGTYLATFHQRGIALWGGEKFKQIQRFSHQGVHLIDFSPCERYIVTFSPLMDTKDDPQAIIIWDVLTGQKKRGFHCENSAHWPIFKWSHDGKFFARMTQDTLSIYETPSMGLLDKKSLKINGIKDFSWSPGDNIIAFWVPEDKDIPARVTLMQLPSRQEIRVRNLFNVVDCKLHWQKNGDYLCVKVDRTPKGTQGVVTNFEIFRMREKQVPVDVVEMKEGIIAFAWEPNGSKFAVLHGESPRISVSFYHVKNNGKIELIKMFDKQQANSIFWSPQGQFLVLAGLRSMNGALAFVDTSDCTMMNIAEHYMASDVEWDPTGRYVVTSVSWWSHKVDNAYWLWTFQGRLLQKNNKDRFCQLLWRPRPAILLSQEQIKLIKKDLKKYAKIFEQKDRLSQSKASKELVDKRRTMMEDYHKYREAAIQLYQEQRPLRLELRGGVDTDELDSNVDDWEEETIEFFINEEIIPLGDLA